The Lentisphaera araneosa HTCC2155 DNA segment GAAGAAAAATTAGATACTGTGCATAAGAAAATTCCCCGTAAAAAGTATGCCGATTGGGGAGCCAGAATCGAAGGTTTCGTGGTTGTCGTGGCTATTGCTTTCGCCTTTCGTGCTGTGATTCTTCAGCCTTTTAAGATTCCTACAAACTCCATGCGCCCAACATTGCATGGGATCAATGTTTATTTAGAGGATGAATCTAAAGTCGAAAAATTCCGTGAGAATTACCTCTACCCAATTTATTTTGGTCGCTCTTATTTTAATGATGATGTGCCAGTGATTGGGATGACTGAGCAACTTCCCGATGGGCGTAATTTTTTAATTAAAAAACTGTTCACGCGTACTTTTTATCGCGTTAATAATGGCGAGAAAAATAATTTCCCAGGTCAGATGATTCATTTAAGTGAGGCTTATGAGTTGTGGTCCAAGTCTAAGTATGCCGGTTCAGGAGATGTTAAAATGAACGGCTACGTGGAAACGGGAGACAACCTTTTTGTGAATCGCTACGTCTACAATTTACGAGAGCCGCAAAGGGGCGATATAGCCGTTTTCGAGACCAAAAATATTACGAAATATAATGGTGAAAGTCTGGGTGGGCAGTTTTATATCAAGCGTCTTGCTGGCCTGCCTGGCGATACTTTAAAAATTGATTCGAATCGCGACTTATACTTGCGTAAACAAGGTGAAGATCAGTTTATAAAAATGGATGAAATCCACCCGGGTTTTGCCAATGTAATGAGCAAGGAAGATGGCTTTAATGGTTATATTCGAGTGCCGCCGAATGAGCGCTATGCATATAGTACAGCCATTGAAAATAAAATCGCTCCTCTTGAAAATCTTGAAGACGGCACAATTAAAGTGACCACAAAAGATGCCACCTTAATCTATAAAGCTGATGGTTTTATGCCTTATTTAATCAAAGCTGAATTTAGCGATGGTTATAAAATGGAGTTCACCGATGATGCTGATATCTTTACTATTGGTGAAGATCAATACTACATGCTAGGGGATAATAGTAATAATAGTTTAGATAGTCGTTTTTGGGCGACAGTGCCACGAGCGAACTTAATGGGAACAGCTTTTGCTGTTTTTTGGCCGTTTTCTAAGCGTTGGGGCTGGGCAGATAAATAGCTCATTTTATCATTGTTCAATGAGGTGAAAAATTATTTTCGCATTACTTTAACTTTTTGTATTTAATAAAATTTAAGAAACAGGATAAATGATGAATATTCTTTTTGTCTGCAATGCAAACTCTTGCCGTAGCCCTATGGCAGCCGCTTTTTTTAATCACCTCTGTACTCAAAATAAAATCACAGGTGTCGCAGCTGTATCTGCAGGGACTCAAGCAGAGGAAGGTGCCCCAGCATCTCAGCTCGCCGTTGCCCTAATGGCAAACCTCGGCGTTGTTATTGAAAACCATATTTCTCGCCGCGTGACAGCCGAGATGGTGAGCGATTGTGAAGCTATCTTTTGCATGGAGAAAGCTCAGCTCAACGAGCTAACAAAAGATTTTCCAGAAGCTAAAGAAAAAGCGCGTCTATTACTGACTTTACTCGATAGTAAATTGGGAGTTGAAGATCCCGTTGGCGGTGATGATGAAATGTATCAGCAATGTTTCCTCAATATGATGCCCGCACTAGCGGAGCTTTCCGACCGGATCATTAGATCACGCTAAAAAATGATTCGCTTAATCCTCCGCGCTTTAATCGCTCTATGTGCTGCCATGGCGGTTTATGTATCTATTTTGAGTTGGCGTGGAGCGAGAGCGAAAGCAAAATATAATCCTGAAAAGTTAGCTCAAATCACTGAGGCAATTAAAAAGCCTCAGCTCAATGAATCGGAAACGATTCCGGCCATTGGTGAATGGCCTGAAACTGAGCTTTTGGCCAATACTTCAGGTTTTAAATTAGCTCTCAGATCATGGCTTCGTGAAAACCCTACAGGGACTGTAGCTTGGGCACTTAGTCTTGAGTCTAATGAACGTAAGTCAGTTGTTTTTAGCGAACTCATCCCTATGTGGATGATGCTATCTCCACAAGAGTGTGGTGAGTGGTTAGTTTCCAACCAAGATCAAGCTTTTGTGGAAGAGGGTTTATTGCGCGCCATCGTCGATCGAGGTAATGTTTCACCCTATCATGGTATCAAATTAGCATTAAGTTTAAAGAAAAGAGAATGGCGAGCTTACACATTAGAAGGTATCTATCTTGTCTGGGTAGAAAAAAGACCTGAACAGGCGGTTAGCTATCTAGAAGATTTGGCGGTTTTGCCCGAGTATGAAAACTTAGTATTATTGACTTTTTCGACTTGGGGAAAAAACGATTTCCCTAAAGCCTATGAATGGATGGCGAATTCCAAAATAAAAAATAAAGACGAACTAATTCGTTTTGTTTATTTACTCCATTGTGAAAATAAGCCGGATCAGTACCTTGATTGGATTTTTAATAGCCTAGAGCCCGAACAACGTGGAGCTTTTTTAAAGACTCTGATGCACAAAACCTTCCCTAAAAAAGAACGCCTTATCTTAGCTAAGGTGAAATCATTATCTAATTACAAGAAAGACTTGTGCTATGGGTGGATTGCGGTCAGTCTAGCAGGTGAAAAAGGACAGAAGTACCAAGAGTTTTTAAATAAAATTCGTTCGACAAAAGAAAAAGAGAATTTTAAAAATCTTACTTATCTTAAAATTGCTAACAAAAACCCTGCGTACTTAATGTCAAAATTAAGTGTTGTTGAATTAAGAGAGTTAGGTGATACTCGCTCATTACTTTTAAAAGAGTATGCGAAAAGACGTCCTGATGATGCCTTTAAATGGTTGAAAAGTGAGACTGCGAAAAACTTGTTGAGAGAGCTTATTTTTTATAGCCAAGATGACGCGGTATCGGGTATGACCAAAAACCTTCAGCTCTCAGCGTACTTTGTCGATAACTTTCCGAGTGAAATCAAACAAAAACCTATAATAGATGGGCTGTTCAACTCTTCTTTTCTTGTTGCCAAAAGAATTTATGATGATTACTTAAGTACTATTAATGATATGTTTTTCGAAATTATTAAGCATCAAATCAAAAAGAAAGGTGTGAAAGTTGCTCGAGGTAGCATTAGAGATCAAAGCTTGAAAGACCTTTATACAAGTGAGTTGCTCATGCATCCTAATTATACCTTCACTCAAGAAAGCCTAAAGCTTTTTAGAGGTATTGAAAATGCGAATATGAGTAAATTGGTGGTTAATTATTTGGCCTGGCAAGTCAAGGGTGAGAATGCCTCTAAGTTTTTAGATTTCGCCGAGAGTCATGACCTGCTCAATTATAGTTTGGTTTCGGTGCTTTTGAAAAAGTGGTCAGATTTTGATCAAGTTAAGGCTAGTAAATGGCTTCATAATCATTCGAATTCATCATGGTATATTGCCGTTTGCGCAAATTACTCTACACACTTAATTCAAAACTCAATTAAAAAATTCATAGAATTCACTAAAGAGATACACCCATCTAAGCGTAACCTTTACATCAATAAATTGACGATTGTTTTTAGCGAAACGAGTCCCGAGTTACTTGCGGTTTTATCGGAAGAGTTTAACGTGAAAAAATATTTACAAACATCAAATAAGGAAAAATAATCATGTCTGAAAAGACTTTATCCAGAAGTGCGTACCTCAATCGCAATGAGGGTTCATACGAAGACCAGCTCGTCATTTGTGGTGCTGACTACACTAAGGTAGATGATCTCCGCTACGGAACTAATCCACACCAAACAGCAGCTTTTTATAAACCAGCTGGTCTTGAGAGTCCCATTGGCGACCTCAAGGTATTGAAGAATGGTAAGAGTGGTCTTTCTCAGACTAACTTAGAAGACATTTCCTATGCTTTGAATATCGTTAAATTTTTTGATGAGCCTACATGTGCAGTAATGAAGCATGTTAACCCTTCTGGCGCAGCAACTGCAGCGAACGTCTATGACGCTTACATTCAAGCGCGCGATGCCGATCCTCGTGCCGCTTTTGGGAGTACAATTGCATTTAATTCAACAGTTGATGAAGCGACAGCTAGAGAAATCATGTCTTCTTTTGTTGAGTGTGTTGTCGCACCTACAGTGAGTGAAGAAGCGATGGCAGTATTCACCAATCCTGATGTAAAAATGAATAAATCAATTCGCATTCTGCAGTGCGGTGATTTAAAGAATTTACCTCGTTACACAGGTGAAGAAGAAGCGCGTCACAATACTTTAAAAACTTTAGCAGACGGTTCTGTTGTAGTTGCAGCTCCTCTCACAACTTCTCTCAAAAGTGTAGCAGACCTTAAGCCAGCTAGCGGTGAAAATAAAGCTTGTGGTTTCCAAGAATCTACAGTTGCTGCTTCTGAGCAAGAGAAAAAAGATTTATTAGCTGCTTGGTACTTCAATATCAACGTTAGATCAAATGGTGTTGTTCTTGTGAAGAATGGCACAACAGTTTCTGTTGGTACGGGCGAACAAGATCGCGTGGGTGCAATTGAGCAAGCCATTGCGAAATTTAAGCTCAAGTACGAAGGTGAAGAAGATATTCAGGGTTCAGTGATGTCCAGTGATGGTTTCTTCCCTTTTTCCGACGGTGTTGAAACTGCTGCAACTGCTGGTGTTACCGCAGTTATTGCTCCAGCTGGATCTTTGAAGGATGCAGACGTGATTAAGCGCGCTAATGAATTAGGAGTGGCTTTATTCCACGCACCTGAGCGTATTT contains these protein-coding regions:
- a CDS encoding S26 family signal peptidase produces the protein MSDSFFDILLVVVIFWAVWAHVPLTAAVKRHRKLKEFMRFLKHETRMNDDLYPEVLNQELRDLRQEVHAALKDKAADVERIEEKLDTVHKKIPRKKYADWGARIEGFVVVVAIAFAFRAVILQPFKIPTNSMRPTLHGINVYLEDESKVEKFRENYLYPIYFGRSYFNDDVPVIGMTEQLPDGRNFLIKKLFTRTFYRVNNGEKNNFPGQMIHLSEAYELWSKSKYAGSGDVKMNGYVETGDNLFVNRYVYNLREPQRGDIAVFETKNITKYNGESLGGQFYIKRLAGLPGDTLKIDSNRDLYLRKQGEDQFIKMDEIHPGFANVMSKEDGFNGYIRVPPNERYAYSTAIENKIAPLENLEDGTIKVTTKDATLIYKADGFMPYLIKAEFSDGYKMEFTDDADIFTIGEDQYYMLGDNSNNSLDSRFWATVPRANLMGTAFAVFWPFSKRWGWADK
- a CDS encoding IMP cyclohydrolase; amino-acid sequence: MSEKTLSRSAYLNRNEGSYEDQLVICGADYTKVDDLRYGTNPHQTAAFYKPAGLESPIGDLKVLKNGKSGLSQTNLEDISYALNIVKFFDEPTCAVMKHVNPSGAATAANVYDAYIQARDADPRAAFGSTIAFNSTVDEATAREIMSSFVECVVAPTVSEEAMAVFTNPDVKMNKSIRILQCGDLKNLPRYTGEEEARHNTLKTLADGSVVVAAPLTTSLKSVADLKPASGENKACGFQESTVAASEQEKKDLLAAWYFNINVRSNGVVLVKNGTTVSVGTGEQDRVGAIEQAIAKFKLKYEGEEDIQGSVMSSDGFFPFSDGVETAATAGVTAVIAPAGSLKDADVIKRANELGVALFHAPERIFSHH
- a CDS encoding low molecular weight protein-tyrosine-phosphatase; the protein is MMNILFVCNANSCRSPMAAAFFNHLCTQNKITGVAAVSAGTQAEEGAPASQLAVALMANLGVVIENHISRRVTAEMVSDCEAIFCMEKAQLNELTKDFPEAKEKARLLLTLLDSKLGVEDPVGGDDEMYQQCFLNMMPALAELSDRIIRSR